A single genomic interval of Mycolicibacterium sp. MU0053 harbors:
- the aceE gene encoding pyruvate dehydrogenase (acetyl-transferring), homodimeric type, which yields MTTEFVRQDLAQNSGTAGEPDRVRVIREGVASYLPDIDPDETGEWLESFDDMLARSGPARARYMMLRLLERAGEQRVSIPALTSTDYVNTIPTELEPWFPGDEDVERRYRAWIRWNAAIMVHRAQRPGVGVGGHISTYASSAALYEVGFNHFFRGKSHSGGGDQIFIQGHASPGIYARAFLEGRLTADQLDGFRQEHSHPGGGIPSYPHPRLMPDFWQFPTVSMGLGPMNAIYQARFNHYLADRGIKDTTDQHVWAFLGDGEMDEPESRGLLHVAALEGLDNLTFVVNCNLQRLDGPVRGNGKIIQELESFFRGAGWNVIKVVWGREWDVLLQADRDGALVNLMNSTPDGDYQTYKANDGGYVRDHFFGRDPRTKALVEQMSDRQIWNLKRGGHDYRKVYAAYRAALQHKGQPTVILAKTIKGYTLGKHFEGRNATHQMKKLALQDLKDFRDTQRIPISDEALERDPYLPPYYHPGPEAPEIRYLLDRRRALGGFLPERRVKSKALTLPGPDAYKPLKKGSGQQEIATTMATVRTFKELLRDKNIGPRLVPIIPDEARTFGMDSWFPSLKIYNRNGQLYTSVDAQLMLAYKESEIGQILHEGINEAGSTASFTAVGTSYSTHNEPMIPIYIFYSMFGFQRTGDGFWAAADQMARGFVLGATAGRTTLTGEGLQHADGHSLLLASSNPAVVAYDPAFGYEIAHIVESGLRRMYGEDPENVFFYMTIYNEPYVQPAEPADFDPEGLLRGIYRYRAATERRTSTAQILTSGVAMPEALRAADMLAAEWDVAADVWSVTSWGELNRDGVELEKRRLRHPGEPAGEAYVTQALRNTHGPVVAVSDWMRAVPEQIRPWVPNTYVTLGTDGFGFSDTRPAARRYFNTDAESVVVAVLAALARDGEIDPSVSVAAAKQYQIDDVFAAGVSFKDTGSA from the coding sequence TTGACGACCGAGTTCGTGCGCCAAGACCTGGCCCAAAACTCCGGCACCGCAGGTGAACCCGATCGCGTCCGAGTCATCCGGGAAGGCGTGGCCTCGTACCTGCCCGACATTGACCCCGACGAGACGGGTGAGTGGCTGGAATCCTTCGACGACATGCTGGCCCGATCGGGACCCGCCCGGGCCCGCTACATGATGCTGCGCCTGCTGGAGCGCGCCGGCGAGCAGCGTGTCTCGATTCCCGCGCTGACCTCGACCGATTACGTCAACACCATTCCCACCGAACTCGAACCGTGGTTTCCGGGCGACGAGGATGTCGAGCGGCGCTACCGCGCGTGGATCCGCTGGAATGCCGCGATCATGGTGCACCGCGCCCAGCGCCCCGGCGTGGGAGTGGGCGGCCACATCTCCACCTACGCCTCCTCGGCCGCGCTCTACGAGGTCGGCTTCAACCACTTCTTCCGCGGCAAGTCCCATTCCGGCGGCGGCGATCAGATCTTCATCCAGGGCCACGCCTCCCCCGGCATCTATGCGCGCGCCTTCCTCGAGGGCCGGCTGACCGCCGACCAACTCGACGGCTTCCGCCAGGAGCACAGTCACCCCGGCGGCGGCATCCCGTCGTATCCGCACCCGCGGCTGATGCCCGACTTCTGGCAGTTCCCGACGGTGTCGATGGGCTTGGGCCCGATGAACGCCATCTACCAGGCCCGGTTCAACCACTACCTGGCTGACCGGGGCATCAAGGACACCACCGACCAGCATGTGTGGGCCTTCCTCGGCGACGGGGAGATGGACGAGCCCGAAAGCCGCGGCCTGCTGCACGTCGCCGCGCTCGAGGGGCTGGACAACCTGACCTTCGTCGTCAACTGCAACCTGCAGCGACTCGACGGCCCCGTGCGCGGCAACGGCAAGATCATCCAGGAATTGGAGTCGTTCTTCCGGGGCGCGGGCTGGAACGTCATCAAGGTGGTCTGGGGTCGCGAGTGGGATGTGTTGTTGCAGGCCGACCGTGACGGCGCGCTGGTCAATCTGATGAACTCGACGCCCGACGGCGACTACCAGACCTACAAGGCCAACGACGGAGGCTACGTCCGCGACCACTTCTTCGGCCGCGACCCGCGCACCAAGGCGCTCGTCGAGCAGATGAGCGACCGCCAGATCTGGAACCTCAAGCGCGGCGGCCACGACTACCGCAAGGTGTATGCCGCCTACCGCGCCGCCCTGCAGCACAAGGGCCAGCCGACGGTGATCCTCGCCAAGACCATCAAGGGCTACACGCTCGGTAAGCACTTCGAGGGTCGCAACGCCACCCACCAGATGAAGAAGCTTGCGCTGCAGGACCTCAAGGACTTCCGCGACACCCAGCGCATCCCGATCAGCGACGAGGCGCTCGAACGCGATCCGTATCTGCCGCCGTACTACCACCCCGGCCCGGAGGCCCCGGAAATCCGCTATCTGCTGGACCGTCGCCGCGCGCTCGGTGGCTTCCTGCCCGAGCGCCGGGTCAAGAGCAAGGCGTTGACGCTGCCGGGCCCCGACGCCTACAAGCCGCTGAAGAAGGGCTCCGGACAGCAGGAGATCGCCACCACGATGGCGACCGTGCGGACCTTCAAGGAACTGTTGCGGGACAAGAACATCGGGCCGCGGTTGGTACCGATCATCCCCGACGAGGCCCGCACCTTCGGGATGGACTCCTGGTTCCCGAGCCTCAAGATCTACAACCGCAACGGGCAGCTGTACACCTCCGTGGACGCACAGCTGATGCTGGCCTACAAGGAGAGCGAGATCGGCCAGATCCTGCACGAGGGCATCAACGAGGCCGGTTCGACGGCCTCGTTCACCGCGGTGGGCACGTCGTACTCGACGCACAACGAGCCGATGATCCCGATCTACATCTTCTATTCGATGTTCGGGTTCCAGCGCACCGGCGACGGATTCTGGGCCGCGGCCGATCAGATGGCCCGCGGTTTCGTGCTGGGCGCCACCGCGGGCCGCACCACGCTCACCGGCGAGGGTTTACAGCACGCCGACGGCCACTCGCTGCTGCTGGCTTCCAGCAACCCGGCCGTGGTGGCCTACGACCCGGCGTTCGGCTACGAGATCGCCCACATCGTCGAAAGCGGTCTGCGCCGGATGTACGGCGAGGACCCGGAGAACGTCTTCTTCTATATGACGATCTACAACGAGCCCTACGTGCAGCCCGCCGAGCCGGCGGACTTCGACCCCGAGGGGCTGCTGCGCGGCATCTATCGCTACCGCGCCGCCACCGAGAGGCGCACCAGCACCGCGCAGATCCTGACCTCGGGGGTGGCCATGCCGGAGGCGTTGCGCGCGGCCGACATGCTGGCCGCCGAGTGGGACGTGGCCGCCGACGTCTGGTCGGTGACCAGTTGGGGTGAGCTCAACCGGGACGGCGTGGAACTGGAGAAGCGCCGGCTGCGCCACCCTGGCGAACCGGCCGGTGAGGCCTATGTGACGCAGGCGCTCAGAAACACGCACGGGCCCGTGGTGGCGGTCTCGGACTGGATGCGCGCGGTGCCCGAACAGATCCGGCCGTGGGTGCCCAACACCTACGTCACGCTCGGCACCGACGGGTTCGGCTTCTCCGACACCCGCCCGGCCGCGCGGCGGTACTTCAACACCGACGCCGAGTCCGTCGTGGTCGCGGTGCTCGCGGCACTGGCGCGCGACGGTGAGATCGATCCGTCGGTCAGCGTGGCGGCCGCCAAGCAGTACCAGATCGACGATGTGTTCGCCGCCGGCGTCTCGTTCAAGGACACCGGCAGCGCCTAG
- a CDS encoding DUF3052 domain-containing protein yields the protein MVAADSASNYAQKLGIQRDQVVQELGWDEDTDDDIRADVEDACGAELLDEDADEVIDVVLLWWRNDDGDLVDALMDAITPLSDDGVIWVLTPKTGKPGHVQPAEIAESAPTAGLMQTSSANLGDWSASRLVQPKSKAAGRHS from the coding sequence GTGGTCGCGGCGGACAGCGCCTCGAACTATGCCCAGAAACTGGGCATTCAAAGAGATCAAGTAGTGCAGGAACTGGGCTGGGATGAGGACACCGACGACGACATTCGTGCCGACGTCGAAGATGCCTGCGGCGCTGAACTGCTCGACGAGGACGCTGACGAGGTCATAGATGTCGTGCTGCTGTGGTGGCGCAACGACGACGGCGATCTGGTGGACGCGTTGATGGACGCCATTACCCCGTTGAGTGACGACGGGGTGATCTGGGTCCTGACACCCAAGACCGGCAAGCCCGGTCATGTCCAACCAGCAGAGATCGCCGAATCGGCACCCACCGCGGGGCTGATGCAGACCTCGTCGGCCAACCTGGGCGACTGGAGTGCCAGCAGGTTGGTGCAGCCGAAGTCGAAGGCCGCCGGGCGGCACAGCTGA
- a CDS encoding peroxiredoxin codes for MLAPGETAPDFTLRDQHGQPVSLADYRDAKNVLVVFFPMAFTGICQGELDEIRDNLPRYENDQTATVAISIGPPPTHKIWALNSGYLFPVLSDFWPHGAVAQAYGVFNEHAGVPNRGTFLVDKSGVIRFAECKEPGEARDEKVWAAALAALN; via the coding sequence ATGCTGGCCCCAGGCGAGACGGCCCCCGACTTCACCCTGAGAGACCAGCACGGCCAACCGGTTTCGTTGGCGGACTACCGGGACGCCAAGAACGTCCTGGTGGTCTTTTTTCCGATGGCTTTCACCGGCATCTGCCAGGGCGAGCTGGACGAGATCCGCGACAACCTGCCGCGTTACGAGAACGACCAGACCGCGACGGTCGCGATCTCGATCGGCCCGCCGCCCACCCACAAGATCTGGGCACTGAACAGCGGCTACCTGTTTCCGGTCCTGTCGGACTTCTGGCCGCACGGCGCGGTCGCGCAGGCCTACGGCGTGTTCAACGAGCACGCCGGTGTGCCCAACCGGGGAACCTTCCTGGTGGACAAGTCGGGCGTGATCCGGTTCGCCGAATGCAAGGAGCCCGGCGAGGCGCGCGACGAGAAGGTGTGGGCTGCGGCGCTGGCCGCGCTCAACTGA
- a CDS encoding MFS transporter, whose protein sequence is MTTARMSTWAPLRSRVFRALWIAQFVSFLGTWMQTVGAQWMLVDDPQAAVLVPLVQTATALPVMLLALPAGVLADLVDRRRLLLATQGAMAAAVTLLAILTGAGLTTPTVLLLLLFVIGCGTALTGPAWQAIQPDLVPPEQIPAAAALGSMSLNAARSIGPAIAGALVSLSGPTVVFALNAVSFVGIVAVLIMWRPAAPQRDFPAERALSALGAGARFIRSSPIVRRILLRTALFIAPASALWGLLPVVASRQLGLSSSGYGLLLGALGLGAVLGAVGLSRLRFRFDENPLLIIAAVGFAAATVVLALVPVFAVVMVALVMGGAAWLLCLATLNASMQLSLPGWVRARGLSVYLMIFMGGQALGSLWWGLLAGATSTVTSLLVSAALLGCCALSALWWPLHAKTGNIDLTPSTHWPEPTLVFEPEPLDGPVLVMTEYRVEPADEVEFLAAMTVMGRSRKRTGAARWRLYRSAEREHTFVETFVVRSWGEHLHQHHRRLTGQDLVIEQAVERWVDGLPQHLVAVRKLG, encoded by the coding sequence ATGACCACGGCGCGAATGTCGACGTGGGCGCCACTGCGGTCGCGGGTCTTCCGGGCGTTGTGGATCGCGCAGTTCGTCTCGTTCCTGGGCACATGGATGCAGACGGTGGGCGCGCAATGGATGCTCGTCGACGATCCGCAGGCGGCGGTACTGGTGCCGCTGGTACAAACCGCCACCGCGCTGCCGGTGATGCTGCTGGCCCTACCGGCGGGAGTGCTGGCCGACCTCGTCGACCGTCGGCGACTGCTTCTTGCCACCCAGGGCGCGATGGCGGCAGCCGTGACTCTACTGGCGATACTGACCGGCGCGGGGTTGACCACCCCGACGGTGCTGTTGCTGCTGCTGTTCGTGATCGGCTGCGGTACGGCGCTGACCGGGCCGGCCTGGCAGGCCATCCAACCCGATCTCGTTCCCCCCGAACAGATCCCGGCGGCGGCCGCGCTGGGCAGCATGAGCTTGAACGCGGCACGCTCGATCGGGCCGGCGATTGCCGGGGCGCTGGTGTCGCTGTCCGGTCCGACGGTGGTGTTCGCGCTCAACGCCGTATCGTTCGTGGGCATCGTCGCCGTGTTGATCATGTGGCGGCCCGCCGCCCCGCAGCGGGATTTTCCCGCCGAGCGCGCGCTGTCTGCGCTCGGTGCCGGTGCGCGGTTCATCCGCAGTTCACCGATCGTGCGACGGATCCTGCTGCGGACCGCGTTGTTCATCGCCCCTGCCAGCGCACTGTGGGGTTTGCTGCCGGTGGTCGCCAGTCGCCAACTGGGGTTGTCCTCGTCGGGTTACGGATTGCTGTTGGGGGCGCTCGGCCTGGGTGCGGTGCTCGGTGCCGTTGGGTTGTCCCGCTTGCGATTCCGGTTCGACGAGAACCCGCTGTTGATCATCGCCGCCGTCGGGTTCGCCGCCGCCACGGTGGTGCTGGCGTTGGTACCCGTCTTCGCCGTGGTGATGGTGGCACTGGTGATGGGCGGTGCCGCCTGGCTGCTGTGCCTGGCGACGCTCAACGCGTCGATGCAGCTGAGCCTGCCGGGTTGGGTGCGCGCCCGCGGACTGTCGGTGTATCTGATGATCTTCATGGGCGGCCAAGCGTTGGGGTCATTGTGGTGGGGGTTGCTCGCCGGTGCGACGTCGACCGTCACCAGCCTGCTGGTCAGCGCGGCGCTGCTGGGCTGCTGCGCACTGTCGGCGCTGTGGTGGCCGCTGCACGCCAAGACCGGCAACATCGACCTGACGCCGTCGACGCATTGGCCGGAGCCGACGTTGGTCTTCGAGCCCGAGCCGCTCGACGGTCCGGTCCTGGTGATGACGGAGTATCGGGTCGAACCAGCGGATGAGGTCGAGTTCCTGGCGGCGATGACCGTGATGGGCCGGTCCCGTAAACGTACTGGCGCGGCGCGGTGGCGGCTCTACCGCAGCGCGGAGCGCGAGCACACGTTCGTCGAGACGTTCGTGGTGCGGTCCTGGGGCGAGCACCTGCACCAGCACCACCGGCGGCTGACCGGGCAGGATCTGGTCATCGAGCAAGCCGTCGAACGCTGGGTGGACGGGTTGCCGCAGCACCTGGTCGCCGTGCGCAAGCTGGGGTGA
- a CDS encoding SOUL family heme-binding protein, giving the protein MITRIVSGIAQVAEGLGGIVGIRIGTEEPMYLSEPLSEAVEIRRYGPRLAAETTVFGDDEQARSTGFRRLAGYIFGANNRRASIAMTAPVAQSSDKIAMTAPVAQLPGPHGGSVIRFYMPAKWSLQTLPVPNDDEVRLVEVPPETFAVLRFTGDRSPLAVTRQAAELFKVLQDSGIESDGEVVAWFYDPPWTIPWRRRNEVAVPIVA; this is encoded by the coding sequence ATGATCACGCGCATCGTCTCCGGCATCGCCCAGGTGGCCGAGGGCCTCGGCGGCATCGTCGGTATCCGCATCGGCACCGAGGAGCCGATGTATCTGTCCGAACCGCTGTCCGAGGCTGTCGAGATCCGCCGGTACGGTCCCCGCCTCGCGGCCGAGACCACGGTTTTCGGCGACGACGAACAGGCCCGCAGCACCGGCTTTCGCCGGCTGGCCGGCTACATCTTCGGTGCCAACAACCGCCGGGCCTCGATCGCCATGACCGCCCCGGTGGCCCAGTCCAGCGACAAGATCGCGATGACGGCGCCCGTCGCCCAACTGCCCGGACCGCACGGCGGATCGGTGATCCGGTTCTACATGCCGGCCAAGTGGTCGCTGCAAACCCTGCCGGTGCCCAACGACGACGAGGTGCGCCTGGTCGAGGTGCCGCCCGAGACGTTCGCGGTCCTGCGCTTCACCGGCGACCGCAGTCCCTTGGCGGTCACCCGGCAGGCGGCGGAGCTGTTCAAGGTGTTGCAGGACAGCGGAATCGAGTCCGACGGCGAAGTCGTCGCCTGGTTCTACGACCCGCCGTGGACCATCCCGTGGCGGCGGCGCAATGAGGTCGCGGTGCCGATCGTCGCGTAG